A window of Verrucomicrobiota bacterium JB022 contains these coding sequences:
- a CDS encoding PhoH family protein: protein MAEQTLYFQNPRALAELYCGDDALLRQLETGFGVQVVTRDDWIQFAGADEGVAKATDLFDILRLAREQGIRITVSDYQNTFQEVAEGHAQELRRVFAEPLVLPFKRKSVVPKTINQKRYLQEIRDKEVVFGIGPAGTGKTYLAVAAALDALFNERVERIILTRPAVEAGEALGFLPGDLTEKILPYLLPLYDAIYDMLGQADGRRLIGMDQEKREGSERTSKIEIAPLAYMRGRTLSDAFVILDEAQNTTHEQMMMFLTRLGNNSRMVITGDKTQIDLPRSKVSGLREAERILQGTPGIKFHYFEGRDVVRNPIVQRIIDAYQRDAESQFPVARPARRTEATATQAGAVPDIT from the coding sequence ATGGCCGAACAAACCCTCTACTTCCAGAACCCGCGCGCCCTGGCGGAACTCTACTGTGGGGACGATGCGCTACTGCGCCAGCTGGAGACGGGCTTCGGCGTGCAGGTGGTGACGCGCGACGACTGGATCCAGTTTGCCGGGGCCGACGAGGGCGTGGCCAAGGCGACCGATCTGTTCGACATCCTGCGCCTGGCCCGCGAGCAGGGCATCCGCATCACCGTCAGCGATTACCAGAATACCTTCCAGGAAGTGGCCGAAGGGCATGCGCAAGAGCTGCGCCGGGTGTTCGCCGAGCCCCTCGTCCTGCCCTTCAAGCGCAAGAGCGTCGTGCCCAAGACGATCAACCAGAAGCGCTACCTGCAGGAGATTCGCGACAAGGAGGTGGTCTTCGGCATCGGGCCCGCCGGCACCGGCAAAACCTACCTCGCGGTGGCCGCCGCGCTCGACGCCCTCTTCAATGAGCGGGTGGAGCGCATCATCCTCACCCGCCCTGCCGTCGAAGCCGGTGAAGCGCTTGGCTTCCTCCCGGGCGACTTGACGGAGAAGATCCTGCCCTACCTGCTGCCCCTTTACGATGCGATCTACGACATGCTGGGCCAGGCCGACGGGCGCCGCCTGATCGGGATGGACCAGGAAAAACGCGAGGGTAGCGAGCGTACCTCCAAGATCGAGATCGCCCCCCTCGCCTACATGCGGGGCCGCACCCTTTCCGACGCCTTCGTCATCCTCGACGAGGCCCAGAATACCACGCACGAGCAAATGATGATGTTCCTGACGCGTCTCGGGAACAACAGCCGCATGGTCATCACGGGCGACAAGACGCAAATCGACCTGCCCCGCAGCAAGGTCTCTGGCCTGCGCGAAGCGGAACGCATCCTGCAAGGAACCCCCGGTATCAAGTTCCATTACTTCGAGGGCCGGGACGTGGTGCGCAACCCCATCGTGCAGCGCATTATCGACGCCTACCAGCGCGATGCCGAGAGCCAGTTCCCGGTCGCCCGCCCCGCCCGCCGCACTGAAGCGACGGCGACCCAGGCCGGTGCCGTCCCCGACATCACATGA
- a CDS encoding HIT domain-containing protein, translated as MDILQSYWRMEYVTAAPKEKSRNDRLFEDLPKQDDREALIVHRGEYHYLILNRFPYNPGHLMVIPYRAVADLKELNQPERAEMMDLIIYGQELLTRTMKPDGFNVGFNLGKSAGAGIPHHLHAHIVPRWDGDTNFLPVIGKTRTLPQALEQTWERLKANL; from the coding sequence ATGGATATATTGCAATCATATTGGCGCATGGAGTACGTTACGGCGGCTCCCAAGGAGAAGTCGCGTAACGACCGGCTCTTTGAGGACTTGCCCAAACAGGACGACCGGGAGGCCCTGATCGTCCATCGTGGAGAATACCATTACCTGATTCTCAACCGCTTTCCTTACAATCCGGGCCATTTAATGGTGATTCCCTACCGTGCGGTGGCCGATCTTAAGGAACTGAACCAGCCCGAACGGGCGGAAATGATGGACCTGATCATCTACGGGCAAGAGCTTTTGACCCGCACCATGAAGCCGGACGGCTTCAATGTGGGCTTCAACCTCGGGAAGTCCGCCGGCGCCGGCATCCCCCACCATTTGCACGCCCACATCGTGCCCCGGTGGGATGGCGACACCAATTTCCTCCCCGTGATCGGCAAAACCCGCACCCTCCCCCAGGCGTTGGAGCAGACCTGGGAACGGCTCAAAGCAAACCTGTAA